One Argopecten irradians isolate NY unplaced genomic scaffold, Ai_NY scaffold_0182, whole genome shotgun sequence genomic window carries:
- the LOC138311996 gene encoding hillarin-like, translated as MGATGNGCVVKVEPTLKSYPDAAPNPDQTKVKRGTQVQWFSNWTAQMDDDVEDPGEVETDSDMPEIRTQQDVDRHARQAPAALNNSFTNLITYLTGDLDNSDRPEVFKARALMVWLSIQDVDSKEVKRKEGNTDTPEGYLVLLAQRRTTYSTVFLVLCRKTNIQCTQIEGICKAGDYQPGDTDLGGLCTWNAIFVEGSWHIVHPFWICRCIVGRRTGGWIKLEAGGQTIGKREEAAIGVIKNAFEEYYFMTNPREFIYMCHPTEERWQLLDQTVTQQRFVDQADLSPPFFGLGLVMKTQDACVYEAENGEAMIKLEAPAKNANAIDMYYEFLLKEGSEEHKLEEHDLLSMESMPRLVAMIRCGERWRIRVRFPVEGTYQLRLFGSPNRTPLLRIASFRLDCQSRRKECIPLPIDPKIVGFGPGPSTERSGLLFPSHRSGQYPLLKSKEMRFTFHLQEEVVRTLHVRTDLITSRYVNGQFVQHSLQSSVKTEVQRKKREMSITCLIDDSGEYALTISTSKTESSDSYNNVCNYLLSSDLAPNKESNYVRFAKNNLRKVLASDDNSRSDKDVIEDIQTALEKCRKQHVPEDDEEVESANIRLQYLLFKIEIHDAKLRENWHITERTVRRLQQSRFAHTFRKKIKELSEERDKMAKKREENI; from the exons ATGGGGGCGACAGGGAATGGTTGTGTT GTAAAAGTAGAACCAACATTAAAGTCATATCCGGATGCTGCTCCCAACCCTGATCAGACAAAAGTGAAACGGGGTACACAAGTCCAATGGTTCTCCAATTGGACGGCGCAGATGGATGATGACGTCGAGGATCCAGGTGAAGTAGAAACCGATTCTGATATGCCAGAAATCCGTACACAACAGGATGTTGATAGGCATGCACGGCAG GCACCTGCGGCGTTAAACAATAGTTTTACTAACCTTATAACCTACCTGACCGGTGACCTTGATAACTCAGACAGGCCGGAGGTGTTTAAGGCCAGGGCTCTGATGGTTTGGCTCAGCATTCAAGATGTCGACTCAAAAGAAGTGAAACGGAAAGAGGGTAATACAGATACACCAGAGGGTTACCTTGTTCTCCTGGCTCAGAGGAGGACGACATATTCCACAGTTTTTCTCGTGCTTTGCAG AAAGACTAACATACAATGCACACAGATCGAAGGTATCTGTAAAGCTGGGGATTACCAGCCTGGAGATACAGACTTGGGAGGATTATGCACATGGAACGCAATCTTTGTGGAAGGATCATGGCACATCGTTCATCCTTTCTGGATCTGTAGATGCATTGTCGGGAGGAGGACCGGCGGTTGGATTAAACTTGAAGCTGGAGGTCAAACCATCGGAAAGAGAGAAGAAGCGGCTATCGGGGTCattaaaaatgcatttgaagAATACTACTTTATGACCAACCCGAGggaatttatatacatgtgccACCCGACAGAAGAAAGATGGCAGTTGCTAGACCAAACTGTGACACAGCAGCGATTTGTGGACCAGGCTGACCTTTCGCCGCCTTTTTTCGGCCTTGGGCTGGTTATGAAAACACAAGACGCGTGTGTGTATGAAGCAGAAAATGGAGAAGCCATGATAAAGTTAGAAGCCCCTGCCAAAAACGCAAACGCGATCGACATGTATTACGAGTTTCTGTTGAAGGAAGGAAGTGAGGAACACAAACTAGAGGAACATGATTTACTCTCAATGGAATCAATGCCTAGATTAGTCGCCATGATCAGATGCGGTGAACGTTGGAGGATTCGCGTCCGTTTCCCGGTAGAAGGAACCTACCAGCTGCGGTTGTTCGGTTCCCCAAATAGAACTCCTCTTCTTCGCATTGCGTCTTTTAGACTCGACTGTCAGTCACGCCGAAAAGAATGCATACCTTTGCCGATAGATCCCAAGATAGTAGGATTTGGACCCGGACCATCTACAGAACGTTCTGGCCTCTTGTTTCCATCACACAGAAGCGGACAATATCCTTTACTAAAGAGTAAAGAAATGAGGTTCACTTTCCACCTGCAGGAAGAAGTAGTAAGAACTCTCCATGTGAGAACAGATCTGATCACGTCAAGGTATGTAAATGGGCAATTTGTGCAGCACTCTCTGCAATCTTCAGTCAAGACTGAGGTTCAAAGAAAGAAACGGGAGATGTCTATCACATGTTTGATTGACGACAGTGGTGAATATGCTCTGACCATTTCAACCTCTAAGACAGAATCGTCGGATTCCTACAACAATGTTTGCAATTATCTCCTGTCGTCAGATCTGGCGCCAAATAAGGAG AGCAACTACGTAAGATTCGCCAAGAACAATCTTCGAAAAGTGTTAGCATCTGACGATAATTCTAGATCAGACAAAGACGTCATAGAAGACATCCAAACCGCTTTAGAGAAGTGTAGAAAGCAGCATGTTCCAGAGGACGATGAAGAAGTAGAATCAGCGAACATAAGACTGCAGTATCTTCTTTTCAAAATCG aAATACACGACGCTAAACTACGGGAAAACTGGCACATAACAGAAAGGACCGTTCGTCGATTACAACAATCTCGGTTCGCTCACACATTCAGGAAGAAAATCAAGGAACTGTCAGAAGAAAGAGATAAAATGGCAAAAAAACGAGAAGAAAATATTTGA